In a genomic window of Fusobacterium sp.:
- a CDS encoding efflux RND transporter periplasmic adaptor subunit, which yields MKKTGYLILLLILVMAGCGKKEEEVVEKKVKYVITEPAAMRKMNQVFKSDAVLEPKNKVNHKTEKGGTIEKILKRNGDTVKKGELVMELSDAATESSYFTAKANYTSALSSLNIAKSNYDKFKNLYQKELVSYLEYVGYENTYVGAKGNYEAAKASYENAKSDYNKLFRKAEIDGVIGNLFGKEGNEIAASDIIFTVVNDSSMETYVGFPAEWLTQIKTGQELEVEVGALGKKFVGKITEINPIADSATKKFMVKIAIDNPEKAIKDGMYSYVTIPVGEINVLSVSDEAIFVRNLLSYVFKVEDGVAKRVEVKTGATNLPYTEISSDSIKEGDRIVVKGIFGLEEGNEVEENTEAK from the coding sequence ATGAAAAAAACAGGATATTTGATACTGCTTTTAATATTGGTTATGGCAGGTTGTGGAAAAAAAGAGGAGGAAGTAGTAGAAAAGAAAGTTAAATATGTCATTACAGAACCTGCAGCAATGAGAAAAATGAATCAAGTATTTAAATCAGATGCTGTGTTAGAGCCTAAGAATAAGGTTAATCATAAAACAGAAAAAGGTGGAACAATAGAGAAGATACTTAAAAGAAATGGAGATACTGTAAAAAAAGGAGAGCTTGTAATGGAACTTTCAGATGCAGCAACAGAATCGAGCTATTTTACAGCAAAAGCAAATTATACATCTGCACTGTCTTCACTTAATATTGCAAAGAGCAACTATGACAAGTTTAAAAACCTTTATCAGAAAGAGCTGGTATCTTATCTTGAATATGTAGGATATGAGAATACTTATGTAGGAGCAAAGGGAAACTATGAGGCAGCTAAGGCATCTTATGAAAATGCAAAAAGTGATTACAATAAGTTATTTAGAAAAGCAGAAATAGATGGTGTTATTGGAAATCTTTTTGGAAAAGAAGGAAATGAAATAGCTGCAAGTGATATCATCTTTACAGTAGTAAATGACAGCTCTATGGAAACTTATGTAGGGTTTCCAGCAGAATGGCTTACTCAAATAAAAACTGGACAGGAATTAGAAGTGGAAGTAGGAGCATTAGGAAAGAAATTTGTTGGAAAAATAACAGAGATAAATCCAATAGCAGACTCTGCAACTAAAAAGTTTATGGTAAAAATTGCAATTGATAATCCTGAAAAAGCTATAAAAGATGGAATGTATTCATATGTTACTATTCCAGTAGGAGAAATAAATGTATTATCAGTTTCAGATGAAGCAATATTTGTAAGAAATCTGTTAAGTTATGTATTTAAAGTAGAAGATGGAGTAGCAAAAAGAGTAGAAGTAAAAACAGGAGCTACTAATCTTCCATATACTGAAATTTCTTCTGATAGTATAAAAGAGGGAGATAGAATAGTAGTTAAAGGTA
- a CDS encoding TolC family protein: MKKILGLLLILSSSVFAREITLDQAIQMSLENSKEIKISEKDVEVSKLKVGIAFKDALPSVVYSGTYTRGEYERKMYRHGWEDQVERKGGYTQTISISQPLFQGGAVLGGIKGAKAYKSIANLLYLGERRDTRLRTIQNYSNIVKYQKDLEALESSKKELQARYNKQKAQLDLRLITKTDLLKTEYSLLEVESQIIGTKNGITIEKENLKIKTGIPKHEEVTVVEFEVPMYLSRNINFKNDLDQAMNESINALVAKNYVEAADASKIVSRADMLPKVNAFASYGTSERTKYNPTIDEAEWRGGVEIKWNVFEFGKNYDSYRVAAIGKEQEMLREKISKDSIDINVTDAYLELIRMEKERDSKERAMEAAVENFKMDQERYDAGLISTVDYLLSESQVREATVAYNQIVIDYLYAFEKYRSLLI, translated from the coding sequence ATGAAAAAAATATTAGGATTACTTTTAATATTAAGTAGTTCAGTGTTTGCTAGAGAAATTACTCTAGATCAAGCTATACAAATGTCACTGGAAAACAGCAAGGAAATAAAGATTTCAGAAAAAGATGTTGAAGTGTCAAAATTAAAAGTAGGCATTGCATTTAAAGATGCTCTGCCAAGTGTTGTATATAGTGGAACATATACTAGAGGGGAATATGAGCGTAAAATGTATAGACATGGTTGGGAAGATCAAGTAGAAAGAAAAGGTGGGTATACACAAACTATATCAATATCACAGCCACTATTCCAAGGAGGAGCAGTTTTAGGTGGAATAAAAGGAGCTAAAGCATATAAAAGTATAGCTAATCTATTATATTTAGGAGAAAGAAGAGATACAAGACTTAGAACTATTCAAAATTATTCTAACATTGTTAAATATCAAAAAGATTTAGAAGCATTAGAATCTTCTAAAAAAGAACTTCAAGCTAGATATAATAAACAAAAAGCCCAGTTGGATTTAAGGCTTATAACAAAAACAGATTTATTAAAAACTGAATACTCTCTTTTAGAGGTTGAATCACAAATTATTGGAACTAAAAATGGAATAACTATCGAAAAAGAAAACCTTAAAATAAAAACAGGAATTCCAAAACATGAAGAGGTGACAGTTGTAGAATTTGAAGTTCCTATGTACTTGAGCAGAAATATAAATTTCAAAAATGATTTAGATCAGGCTATGAACGAAAGTATAAATGCATTAGTAGCTAAAAATTATGTAGAAGCAGCAGATGCTTCAAAAATAGTTTCAAGAGCAGATATGCTTCCTAAGGTAAATGCCTTTGCAAGTTATGGAACATCAGAAAGAACAAAATATAATCCAACAATAGATGAAGCAGAATGGAGAGGTGGAGTAGAGATAAAATGGAATGTATTTGAGTTTGGAAAGAATTATGACAGCTATAGAGTAGCTGCAATAGGAAAAGAACAGGAAATGCTGAGAGAGAAGATATCTAAGGACAGTATTGATATAAATGTGACTGATGCTTATTTAGAGTTGATAAGAATGGAAAAGGAAAGAGATTCTAAAGAAAGAGCAATGGAGGCGGCAGTAGAGAACTTTAAAATGGATCAAGAAAGATATGATGCAGGATTGATTTCAACAGTAGATTATCTATTATCTGAATCACAGGTGAGAGAAGCAACAGTAGCATATAATCAGATAGTGATAGATTATTTGTATGCATTTGAAAAATACAGATCACTACTTATTTAA